One part of the Theropithecus gelada isolate Dixy chromosome 5, Tgel_1.0, whole genome shotgun sequence genome encodes these proteins:
- the LRRC66 gene encoding leucine-rich repeat-containing protein 66 produces the protein MKNLCFRVITIVIGLYFTGIMTNASRKSNILFNSECQWNEYVLTNCSFTGKHDIPVDIPQTAATVDVSFSFFRVILQFHMKKEEWKIKHLDLSNNLISKITLSPFAYLHALEVLNLSNNAIHSLSLDLLSRKSSWVKRHRSSFRNRFPLLKVLILQRNKLSDAPKGLWKLKSLQSLDLSFNGILQIGWSDFHNCLQLENLYLKSNKIFKIHPQAFKDLKKLQVIDLSNNDLSTILPMMIIALEFPHLVVDLADNHWQCDDSVTVFQNFISESWRKMWNVICNRCIGSEEANGGTPQNRISRETSLPPIHLHPVKSLIRSKAERPQGGRHMGVSTLGKKARTSSGLREKQRWLPRSVRSRRDVQAAGRKEDAPQDLALAVCLSVFITFLVAFCLGAFTRPYVDRLWQQKCQNKSPSLDNACSNEGFYDDIQAVGHTPHPESHLRQAFPHLSLYKNQTPFWATQPHSHATIIPDRTLGSSRKDPGSPQSSGQCGDNTGTGSGNDSAVYSILQRYPHAGNHELMSATQDHIHRNDVLGERTYETVAQEESLSAHSVGVSSVAGTSRAVSGSSHAVSGSSCYDSNELDPSLSGEMTASLCKMLTHAEAQRIGDSKERGGTEQSLWDLQMEFSKERQVSSSIDLLSIQQPRLSGARAEGALSAHYSEVPHGDPRDTDPSVFPPRWDGGLDITPANKEPVQKSTLSDTCCELESDCDSDEGSLFTLSSISSEGARSKTEEAAPDEEPLQDESSGASKDNVTAIDSLEDNVTFQTIPGKCKNQEDHFEKSLISTPDSGVYKTHLENASDTDRSEGPSPWPRSLGNSALGDKIPGMFTYNYDTAFQSKAAEWHCSLRDLEFSNMDVLQQTPPCSAEVPSDPDKAAFHERDSDILK, from the exons ATGAAAAACCTCTGTTTCAGAGTCATTACCATAGTTATAGGTCTTTATTTTACTGGAATAATGACAAATGCAtcaagaaaaagtaatattttattcaattctgAATGCCAATGGAATGAATATGTTCTGACAAATTGTTCTTTTACCGGAAAGCATGATATACCTGTGGACATACCACAAACAGCAGCCACTGTGGATGTAAGTTTCAGTTTCTTTAGAGTTATCTTACAGTTTCACATGAAAAAAGAAGAgtggaaaataaaacatctgGACCTCAGTAACAATCTCATATCAAAAATAACCTTAAGCCCTTTTGCATACTTACATGCTTTGGAAGTGTTAAACCTCAGCAACAATGCCATCCACTCCCTCTCCTTGGATCTACTCAGTCGTAAGTCCTCATGGGTGAAACGCCACAGAAGCAGCTTCAGAAATAGGTTTCCATTGCTGAAGGTGctcattcttcaaagaaataaactCAGTGATGCTCCCAAGG gACTGTGGAAACTGAAGTCATTGCAGAGTTTGGATCTGTCATTCAATGGGATATTGCAAATAGGGTGGTCTGATTTTCACAACTGCCTGCAACTGGAGAATCTCTATTTAAAGAGCAACAAGATATTCAAAATTCACCCACAAGCCTTCAAGGACCTCAAAAAATTACAG GTCATAGACCTCAGCAACAATGATCTGTCCACCATCCTACCAATGATGATCATAGCTTTAGAATTTCCCCATCTAGTGGTTGACTTGGCTGATAATCACTGGCAGTGTGATGATAGTGTGACagtctttcaaaattttatttctgaatcctGGAGGAAAATGTGGAATGTCATTTGCAACAGGTGTATAG GGAGTGAGGAGGCCAATGGGGGTACTCCCCAGAACAGGATTTCCAGGGAAACCAGCCTTCCTCCCATTCATCTGCATCCCGTGAAAAGCCTCATAAGGAGCAAAGCAGAGAGGCCCCAGGGAGGAAGGCACATGGGTGTTTCCACTCTGGGGAAGAAGGCAAGGACCAGCTCTGGTCTCAGGGAGAAGCAGAGATGGCTGCCAAGGAGTGTTAGAAGCAGGCGCGATGTGCAGGCTGCCGGCAGAAAGGAGGACGCTCCCCAGGACCTGGCTCTGGCAGTGTGCCTGTCAGTGTTCATCACATTCCTTGTCGCCTTCTGCCTGGGGGCTTTCACAAGGCCTTATGTTGACAGACTGTGGCAACAAAAGTGCCAGAACAAAAGCCCTAGCCTGGACAACGCGTGTTCAAACGAGGGCTTTTACGATGACATCCAAGCTGTGGGGCACACACCACACCCAGAGTCCCATCTGCGCCAAGCATTTCCTCATCTAAGCCTCTACAAGAACCAGACCCCTTTCTGGGCGACACAGCCACACTCACATGCCACCATAATTCCTGATAGAACTCTGGGAAGCAGCAGGAAGGATCCTGGCAGTCCGCAGAGCTCAGGACAGTGCGGGGACAACACCGGGACAGGAAGTGGAAATGATAGTGCAGTCTATTCCATTCTCCAGAGATACCCACATGCTGGTAACCATGAACTAATGTCAGCAACACAGGATCACATCCATAGGAATGATGTTCTTGGAGAACGGACTTATGAAACTGTGGCCCAGGAAGAGTCTCTCAGTGCACATTCAGTGGGCGTCTCTTCTGTAGCTGGCACGTCTCGTGCTGTCTCTGGCTCCTCTCACGCTGTCTCTGGCTCAAGCTGTTATGATTCCAATGAATTAGACCCGTCCCTCTCCGGAGAAATGACAGCTTCCCTCTGTAAAATGCTAACACATGCAGAAGCACAGAGGATTGGAGACAGTAAGGAAAGAGGGGGCACTGAACAGTCACTTTGGGACTTGCAGATGGAATTTTCTAAGGAAAGGCAAGTGAGTTCGTCCATTGATTTGCTGAGCATACAGCAGCCAAGGCTCTCGGGGGCAAGAGCTGAGGGAGCACTTTCAGCCCACTACAGCGAGGTTCCACACGGTGACCCAAGAGACACGGACCCATCAGTCTTTCCTCCAAGATGGGATGGTGGCCTGGATATCACTCCTGCTAACAAGGAACCAGTGCAGAAATCCACTCTTTCTGACACTTGCTGTGAGTTGGAGAGTGACTGTGACTCTGATGAGGGGTCTCTGTTCACTCTGAGCTCCATAAGTTCAGAAGGTGCGAGGAGCAAGACTGAAGAGGCAGCACCTGACGAGGAGCCCCTGCAGGACGAGAGCTCAGGGGCAAGCAAGGACAATGTGACGGCTATAGACAGTCTTGAGGACAATGTCACCTTCCAAACAATTCCAGGGAAATGCAAGAATCAGGAAGATCACTTTGAAAAATCTCTCATTTCCACTCCAGACTCTGGTGTGTACAAGACTCATCTGGAAAATGCCTCTGACACTGACAGATCTGAGGGCCCATCACCCTGGCCCAGGTCACTGGGGAATAGTGCCTTAGGGGATAAGATTCCGGGCATGTTTACTTATAATTATGACACAGCTTTTCAATCcaaggcagcagaatggcattgCTCACTTAGAGACTTAGAATTTTCTAATATGGATGTTTTACAACAAACACCACCATGTTCTGCTGAAGTTCCCTCAGACCCTGATAAGGCTGCCTTCCATGAAAGAGActcagacattttaaaataa